A genomic window from Gossypium hirsutum isolate 1008001.06 chromosome D10, Gossypium_hirsutum_v2.1, whole genome shotgun sequence includes:
- the LOC107911440 gene encoding trans-resveratrol di-O-methyltransferase, whose amino-acid sequence MNMGNANGELDNELVQAHAHVLNHVFIFISSMSLKCAIDLGIPDIIQNHGKPMTITELVAALPMLNSTKACNIYRLMCILVHSGFFAHQKLDGDAQKEGYVLTNSSRLLLKNNPLSITPTLKAAIDPVFTKPWNFLGAWFQNDDRTPFETAHGKILWDYCSQDPQLSDLFNESQACDSRLVTSFLVDKCKGVFEGLNSLVDVGGGIGIVGKAIADVFPHLECTVFDLPHVVAGLQGSKNLKYVGGDMFKTFPTADAILLKMVLHDWNDEECVTILKRCKEAISSRDNVGGKVITIEMVLREDDDQVFKSSETKLFFDMEMLVLVNGKERLEEEWNKLFLAAGFSLYKITPIVGLKSLIEVYP is encoded by the exons ATGAATATGGGCAATGCCAATGGGGAGCTTGATAATGAGCTAGTTCAAGCACATGCTCACGTTTTGAACCATGTTTTTATATTCATAAGTTCCATGTCTCTAAAATGTGCAATTGATTTAGGTATCCCAGATATCATTCAAAACCATGGCAAGCCCATGACGATTACTGAGC TGGTTGCTGCACTACCGATGCTCAACTCTACCAAAGCATGTAACATTTATAGGCTCATGTGCATTCTAGTTCATTCGGGCTTCTTTGCACATCAGAAGTTAGACGGTGATGCTCAAAAAGAAGGATATGTTCTTACCAACTCTTCTCGTTTGTTGCTCAAGAATAATCCTTTGAGCATAACACCTACTTTGAAAGCTGCTATAGATCCTGTTTTCACAAAGCCTTGGAATTTTTTAGGGGCTTGGTTTCAAAATGATGATCGTACCCCATTTGAAACCGCACATGGGAAGATATTGTGGGATTATTGTAGCCAAGATCCACAATTAAGTGACTTGTTTAATGAAAGCCAAGCTTGTGATTCTCGATTGGTTACTAGTTTTTTGGTTGACAAGTGTAAAGGGGTGTTTGAGGGATTGAACTCCCTTGTAGATGTTGGGGGTGGCATAGGAATCGTGGGCAAGGCCATTGCTGATGTATTTCCACACTTGGAGTGCACTGTGTTTGATCTTCCTCATGTTGTTGCTGGCCTGCAGGGTAGTAAGAACTTGAAATATGTTGGAGGTGATATGTTCAAGACGTTTCCAACTGCAGATGCGATTTTATTAAAG ATGGTATTGCACGACTGGAATGATGAAGAATGCGTGACGATCCTAAAGCGATGTAAAGAGGCCATTTCAAGCCGAGATAATGTAGGAGGGAAGGTGATTACAATAGAGATGGTTTTGAGGGAGGATGATGATCAGGTGTTTAAATCAAGTGAAACAAAGCTCTTCTTCGACATGGAGATGTTGGTGTTggtgaatggaaaagaaaggctTGAAGAAGAATGGAATAAGTTGTTTTTAGCAGCTGGTTTTAGTCTCTACAAAATTACTCCTATTGTTGGTTTAAAATCTCTCATTGAGGTTTACCCCTAA